The region CACAGTGTACGTTCACTGTCattatttttcacatgttttaatgtattcataCAAATATTAAACTTAACCAGGAAAATATTAACATTCGGGGAGGAGTTTCATTACTTTTTTGAAAATACTTGAGTGTGAGGAAATACATCATGatatctgtttgtctgtgtggtaATAATGCAACAGTGAAAGCTGTTTGGTTGGTCgtagatatttaaaataaacccATGCATTTAATTACATGTAACTGCATGGATTGTCATtacttgttttctgtcttagTAAAATATGACTTCTGAGTTTTCTGAATTGAATTTGGTCTGAGTCTGAtatctttttaatatttaaatgcagGTTAAAGAGGATCGTCTGACTTTGTGAGAGGTTGCGGCGTTTGTGTACAAACACAACTCTTTCCCGTCTGTCAGTCTGTTGGATTGTCGGTCAGgtgtgttgatgatgtcatcatcagaGGACCAGCTGTGTCTGAACATCCACAGCAGTTTTTCCTCCTCGTCATTGACCAATAGGAAACCTCTGAGTGCTCAGCAGAGATGGGTCACGTTGGTGAGTACTACCCTCTGACTGTCAGagagatgttttattttaattccatGAGTATTACTATTGTTATTAGAGCTAATGCTTTTATAATAGCAAAATCAGGAACAGAGGTTAATGTCAGATAATGACAATATAACAAGAATTTAATCTCAATTACACTTCATAGTGCCTGtcgggaaatttgtcttggacttaaATTCTGcacaagaaacaagaaaaatgttttaactgtaaacatgttaacaagTCAGTTTCGTTTTCTTGGTTTGAATCTCCAGAagaagcagagagcagagaagagaaagttCAGCTCCCAAGAGGAGGAGCcggcaaagaagaaaagaggctCCTTTAAAGAGAGGCGACTCCAGCACAGTGACAcagcagagaaggaggaggaagaggaggaggacgaagaggaggaggaggaggaggaggaggcagacacTCAGGTAAACACTGCTCAACCTGTAGTACTGAAGATCAGGCCTGAAGCTTAGAATATTTGTGTTCATACAGCTGTTATGAACCATGTGTGAGCCACATTAAAAAAGGTAACAACCTATTAAACGATAATTATCTCTGGATGTTTCTGTCCCCTCTTGCTCAGCAGATAGACAGCAGggcaccacagaagaagacaaaagaaaaagagaagaagaaggatggaGTTAAGGAAACAGGAAGGAGCAGCATTAAGACGTCCTCTTTGTTCAAGCACAACCCCGAGATCCCGGAAATCCACAGGTATGCAGCTcgcactctgattggctgagctcTTCACCCTCTGATCCTGATTAGTCCATAACCATCAGAGAATATTGTTTCTGTTACTGATAGATCTGTGTTATACATAACTCTGTGCTTTTTAACTCACACTATTTCTTCACTCTTTACTTCTctacctccctctcctctctcttcctcacgCCCTTCTCCCCTCCTGCAGACCTGCCGTCTCTCTGGTAAAGGAGAAGATTTTCACCAGTGACTCCTTCTCAGACTTGGACCTGCATCCACATCTggtaacagacacacagacagacctTAACTTTAATGATTGTTTAATGTGTGCAATATTTATCCCCTCTTAACTGGAAAATATAAGTGTAATAAACCATTAagagctgtggctcagttgtagagtcggtcatctctcaacccgaaggtcgggggttcaattcTCAGCTCCTGCTGCCATATGCCgtagtgtccttgggcaagatactgAACCCTGAACCGCTCCCAAGTGGCATATCCAGcagtgaatgtgaatgtgaatgtgcatgaatggcaTTGGCACTTCACGTAGCAtcctctgtcagtgtgtgaatttggTGTGAGTGGTTTATTGTGTCGTGTTAAAACAGCTTTGAGTGGTCCATTTACCACGAGAGCATGCTAATTGTTGTGGTTTTTGATTGGCTGGTTTCTGTCCACTAGGTGGCAACACTGAACAAAGTCCTGAATGTTTCCATAGTGACAAGGtgagattttaaatacatttccaacatttaaagagacactatatatttctttaaaaacctTTGACATCTTGACTCAGGTTTAATCCTAACggtgatatttttttctgctgtgggGTACAATTTGAGGACACAATTTCACATACACACGTGCTGCTGTTACAACTCAaatcagcctcttttttttttctgcttacactttgtgtgtttgtgtgtttagtgttCAGAAACAGACTATTCCAGTTCTTCTCTCAGGACGAGACGCTGTAGTCCGGTCTCAAACGGGTTCAGGTAAGGTACAAATTACattcttgttctgtttttcaggAGTCTTCTTTCTCGTAAAATACAACATTGTAGGTTTATATTTGACTAACAGCTTTCTCCACTAAAGGATTCTAACTATGGGACACATTACTAACTGCGATAAGATGAATCTAAGATGTAACATCTTTCATAACAAAGATGAAATTTAAGCTATAAGCaatgaaattgaaatgaaatgaaattgttATCGGTAAGTTAAACTCTCTCTGCTACACATCAGTGTCATGCTTTCTAactaaactttttattttatttcaataaaataaagtaaagtctAACTCAAAAGTAGACCGACAGACTAAGAGAACAATGACTTAGATGTTCCACCTTgtgtaaacaaagaaacaggCTCTGATGGTGgactctgtctctgcaggtaaaacCCTGTCCTACGCCGTCCCCGTGGTCCAGAGTCTGCAGGCGGTCCAGCCCAAGATCAGCAGGTCAGATGGTCCTCTGGCTGTCGTCATCGTCCCAACCAGAGAGGTTCGGTCTGAACACTTGACATTTTGCTTCATTATTTAAATCTGTATTAATATGAGGATTTGTTTTCTCATCAGTCTGTTTATTCTATTAGTTCTCTTCTATTTTAGTCTATGGCATCAGATTTACTTTACTGTCTTTTCAATCAGAAAACATGCGACACAGAAGTGTCAACATAGGATGGTTGATAAACTCATTATTAAGCTGTTTATACTGATCAACTAAGCAGTTTGTTGGATGATTGTTTCAGGAAATTGAAGTCTGGTGTCACAAATCTGAACCTGAAATTATTTACAGTCCAGTTTCGGTTCATATCAAACAAACCAGATTTATCTGTGATTTTGAGATCTAGATGTTTTTAATCATAGACAGAGACGGGTAAGCTGTTTCCCAGGATTTATGATAAGCTAAACACTagcgaagaaaaaaaacttgtgtacAAATACTGGCTTTTCCAACTGCAAACAACAATATATCTTGTTCCGTTTGCAATTTTCCTGTAAAATCCACAACAGGAACGCATCAGGACGCATTAGTTATTACACAACAGAAGATCTGTGGTCAAAGACTAAATCAGCTCGTGGTTTTGGTGATTTAATCCCTATTTGTCTTCTATTCATTTCTGCGTGTATTAAGTATCACCACTTTGGATACAGTCATGAAGTGTTCATTTTTAGAAACGAGCAAACAAGGTGTAAGCGAGAATCCCATAAAGGGTTAAACTGATAGCTTTGGCTGACTTAGGCTGAGGCTGTAGGTGTAAAGAGCTGTTTAACCTGAGTTGATTCATTTGCTCTCctcttgtctgtctgtccatccatcagCTCGCCCAGCAGACATTTCAGACTTTCCAGAAGCTCCTTAAGgtaacacacaaataaaatccCAGCTCATCATTTGTCCAGTGTTGTTGGTTGTAACTGAagactgtattaaaaaaaagatgaacgacATGACAGCTCCCCAAAAGTGAAGTCAAAACATCCGAAGCTGGCCATGCTGACTGTCTGCAGTATCGGTCAGAAGCTGCACCTCCTCCATGTTCTATAAAACGGGGTGTAAcctcatgattgacagctcagttgaaacagctcctgcagctatcCTTTCAATTAGCCAAGTAGAGGAGGCATGGCAAAAAAAGGTGATAGATTCAAACACAAGCGTGATTGAACTTTCTAAAGCCATGTGTCAACTTTAAACTGAGTTTGTCAAAATTATTGAAACTTTTTCCATACTGAGTACTTATACCGATACAAAtccgttttttttctccatagtgCCGGAAGGAATTGATATTATGAAAGAAAAATCCGACATATAGTCATATTTTCATCCCAAAGCTGAGAGCAAGCGCCAGTAGTTacaaacaaagcagagatacAGTTATACAAGATGTTATTTTCTGATTGTTACACAGCGGTAATGCTCTCAAGATCTTAGAAACACATTCGTCAGCACAGGTGCAGGATTTTGTTCAATTGCTGCTAAAGTCACTCACCTTCGGCTGTTTCGGTTAGTTTTTATTGTGTCTTTTAAACTGCTGCAGGAAGTAATGTGCTAATAACAATGGATGCTTACTctggtgtttttctctctctgtctctttctctctctctagccGTTTATGTGGATTGTCCCAGGTGTTCtgatgggaggagagaagaggaaagcaGAGAAGGCAAGGTACTGGTTGTCCTCATTTTCTCTTTAGTTCTCAAATACTCCcactcttctccttctttgtcctctttttcctcatctctcctctcctactcaagttttattttattttctgctctccTTAGCTCCTCAAGTTCTTCTACTCCAGTCCCaccctctttgttttcctcttattCTTTATCTTCTTCTATTCTTGTCTACTCACCTCTTCTAGTCCGCCTCATCTTCTTCTCGACTCTGTTCTCCTTGTtctgtcctccttctccttATCAACTTCTTctcacttctcctcctcattTCAGAGTCTTTAGAAGTGCTGCTAGTTGCTGTTGCGGTCCTTAAACCTATAAGGATGAAGACAATTCAAGAAGTGTTTCAGGGGAAGTTGAGAATACTTAAATCACAGACCAAAATGAGAAATGAAATGAGTCTCTAATTATGGTaatctttaaacaaaaacatcctgGGGATTTATTTACTCTTGGGAGTCTTAAAAACATTGGAGGTAACATCATAGAATCATTGGAAGATAAACGGTTCATCGTCTGGAGAGCAGGAAGAGAATCACaacatttaaagttaaatatcaGAAAGTGTTGAAAATTGTTGCCGTAAAGAAAACTGATGGTTTGTCTGACCCCTCTTCAGGCTGCGTAAAGGCATCAACATCCTGGTTTCAACTCCTGGACGTCTGGTGGATCATATCAAAAACACCCTGAGCATCGCCTTTAGTGCTGTTCGCTGGCTCATCTTGGACGAGGCTGATCGGTAATTTACAACTCTCTAACAGCTAAATGTGTTCATGCTTCATAcatatgttttctttgtttctatgccagaatatttttcacattttctgcagaTTGTCTGGTATGTTTTGTTACATCTATGTAAATCTGCTGGTGTCACATAAGTGTGTATTAACCTTTTGATGCTGTAATAGTTTAAGCTAAATACTTACAGACTTAAGACTTAGGAGCACTAGTACAAGCTACTTTCCATACACCATCAGATATTTCATATTGCAAATGTTCCTTCTTCAGCTTATACTCTATCCACTATTAATTTAGACCCCAAAATACACGTAAAAAGGAATTCCCAGGTGAAAAAATTATACAGTAATTGCCCTTTACACTAGCCCACTCACATCATCAGTTATatgcatttgtatttttaagtttagtCTTAATTAGTAtggatacttttttttctcataatttaAGCTTGAGTGCATGTTAACATTTAATTATAGAGGACCAAATAAAGAGCCTTGAGGAACTCCATAtcagttctgttttgttgaaATGAAGTCCCAGAACCACACAGAGTACTTaaatgtgagctttgtgaaattACCAGTCAAGCTTCATTTAAACAGCCCATATTATGCTATTTTtggggttcttatatttaaactatgtacctactaaagtatgttcacaatagctaaagttcgaaaaaagtgggagcaaaaacattagcacctgacagtgctaccgcaggctacagcatatcgtgggcgtgctacataAGTTAACGGGCCTGCAACATGAACTGCTGGGctcaacgagccaatgggcttagatcagtgatctcacactgacaagacgtcacactggtaAATTTtattcgaggggggctagaaccgagtgttacatgcagctaatgctgcagctaacaggaggacgtaggagaagccgcgtttccgcagactttgaatttgtgcaaatagatgtgtctaaacatgcacaggacacttggaaaacacactaaagggcatataaaacccgaaaaagcataatatgggacctttaaggagGGAAAAGACACAATCTTCTATATTGTTTACTGTAGATTGGGGGAAttagaaatgttcaaattaGTCACTTTGATTTAAGCAGCAGTTAATTGTTTCACAATTCAGTTAGTTGGACAACCGATATCAATTTTCACAACGTTTTTGAACACAATGAAGTCTTATTGGAGAGTTCTGTATGCAAAGTGTCGGTTTTAGACGATTTATCTCCTGTGATTGTGTGTTATCAGGACGTTGGACTTGGGTTTTGAGAAGGATCTGACAGtcattttaaacagtttgaaCTCTAAAGGACCAAGCAGACAGAACGTCCTGTTGTCTGCTACACTGACAAGCGGTAAGTAAGGgattaaagtgtttttctttgaacaaaaacacaagtttctgGCCTAAGCAGAGCAGACAATGAAAGGTCCTGCTATGTTTCAGGTGTGAATTGGTTAGCAGATGTTTGTCTGGACGATCCAGTCAGCATCCAAGTGTCTGGCTCTGCCCCCCCTGACCTCAAAGGCTCTACTTCTGACCTCAGCACAGCCAGCAAATCAGAGAGCTTTGCTGTCCCAGAGCATCTGAAGCAGTTTGTTGTGGTTGTTCCCAGTAAGATCAGACTAGTATGTCTGGCTGCCTTCATACTGGACAAATGCAAGgtaagtaataaaataaaataaaacttgaacagtcttttttttctttcttttttttttgcattgtctTTAAGCTGAAGAAAATTTGACCACTTTCACAGGAGTTGGTCAAAGACATTCATAGATTTTATAGGCTTGCTTAATATTAGCAGCCAAAGGAACTGCTGTATTTTGCCAGAAATGCtcttaataaaacacatttcccctcaggaataacataataataagtTAAAGTTAATTCTTTGTTGCAGTGGCTTAATTGGTTgatcaaaaaatcacaagtCAACCATCGCCACCATAAACTGATGgactgttgttttctgtccttCAGTTTTCTCAGAACAAACTTGTTATCTTCGTCTCGAGCTGTGAAGCTGTCGAGTTTCTACACTCTCTCTTCAATTCAGTCCTC is a window of Labrus mixtus chromosome 5, fLabMix1.1, whole genome shotgun sequence DNA encoding:
- the ddx31 gene encoding probable ATP-dependent RNA helicase DDX31 yields the protein MMSSSEDQLCLNIHSSFSSSSLTNRKPLSAQQRWVTLKKQRAEKRKFSSQEEEPAKKKRGSFKERRLQHSDTAEKEEEEEEDEEEEEEEEEADTQIDSRAPQKKTKEKEKKKDGVKETGRSSIKTSSLFKHNPEIPEIHRPAVSLVKEKIFTSDSFSDLDLHPHLVATLNKVLNVSIVTSVQKQTIPVLLSGRDAVVRSQTGSGKTLSYAVPVVQSLQAVQPKISRSDGPLAVVIVPTRELAQQTFQTFQKLLKPFMWIVPGVLMGGEKRKAEKARLRKGINILVSTPGRLVDHIKNTLSIAFSAVRWLILDEADRTLDLGFEKDLTVILNSLNSKGPSRQNVLLSATLTSGVNWLADVCLDDPVSIQVSGSAPPDLKGSTSDLSTASKSESFAVPEHLKQFVVVVPSKIRLVCLAAFILDKCKFSQNKLVIFVSSCEAVEFLHSLFNSVLSGPSTNNKPKLSFMRLHGNMKQEERSDVFQQFSVSKSGVLFCTDVAARGLDLPAVSWIIQYTPPSAAAEYVHRVGRTARIGGKGSSLLFLTPAETAYIPELTNHNISLEEMKLQDILSCLMMDDAYKGRGKYHSKSSSKALEQETRERATVLQTEFENVVHADTQSVQNAKKALQSFLRAYTTYPAHLKHIFHIRSLHLGHTAKSFGLRDAPQGLSAITGGAKTHNKNQNKNQSRSPVKNQNKASGGAGQRRAGEKRFSSSQRELSLSRSEFSNGMEEGNAKKKKKKKKFGQSGEEEEK